Proteins from a single region of Gossypium arboreum isolate Shixiya-1 chromosome 1, ASM2569848v2, whole genome shotgun sequence:
- the LOC108480273 gene encoding uncharacterized protein LOC108480273, with product MADSQKLTALKKAYAEIILNTAKEAAARIMVSERKALRYQQELFAAKDEALRMLLRLKQMLDAKVNDAEMMSLNQQKRIEELEAQLGEAEDIVRDLRAELREAQDELEKLSQDSVRYSDEKRLKDDVAASVERSLENTITEFWSVRSLPDAQTNLVTVSDIKSSVLSGTNVGNKCSCKDNCYVCNPDFASIVMRRKEPDLYRNGCTHRIRALERCLLNEKLSLSRQVDDAKNENTGEGEEGKGMPSKLSTRADMCRLEGKTDELKVMNNITQVLPLSFFHMKRKRAARYKKNKASSSMNVLDQVVAMCQKPDLLCSESLSHDAESNAQFGEDSRIIKHDTQKGPHSPNTSSPLDAAKVIAESGYEDQKDDVEFGKACDFNDNKNNDKSLIDKKQLIRQESGSAEISGDPSCKTDLETVDVSTVNLDVKSSEITERSSPQLSNNKFLMYTFKRKRKKDSLSSPDRDCSHDDDILHKKIKEKQNGSLDSEKSTVTSEESRDNRRLAQVARQLISLSEKLR from the exons ATGGCGGATTCTCAG aAATTGACGGCTTTGAAAAAGGCGTATGCCGAAATCATTCTGAACACGGCTAAAGAGGCGGCGGCGAGGATAATGGTGTCGGAGAGAAAGGCTCTAAGATATCAGCAAGAGCTGTTCGCTGCTAAAGATGAGGCGTTGCGTATGTTGCTTAGGTTGAAACAAATGTTGGATGCTAAG GTTAATGATGCAGAGATGATGTCCTTGAATCAACAGAAAAGAATTGAAGAGCTCGAAGCACAACTGGGAGAGGCTGAGGATATAGTTAGAGATCTTAGAGCAGAGTTGAGAGAAGCACAGGATGAGTTGGAGAAGCTGTCACAAGACTCGGTGCGTTATTCGGATGAAAAAAGGTTGAAAGATGATGTTGCTGCTTCAGTAGAAAGATCACTGGAAAATACAATCACTGAATTTTGGTCTGTCAGATCTTTACCTGATGCACAaactaatttagtgactgtttctgATATCAAGAGTTCAGTTCTGAGCGGAACTAATGTGGGTAATAAGTGTTCTTGTAAGGATAATTGTTATGTTTGTAACCCTGATTTTGCCTCCATAGTGATGAGACGAAAAGAGCCTGACCTGTATAGAAATGGGTGCACTCATAGGATTCGTGCGCTTGAAAGGTGCCTTTTGAATGAAAAATTATCTCTTTCTAGGCAAGTAGATGATGCAAAAAATGAAAATACCGGAGAAGGTGAAGAAGGTAAGGGTATGCCCTCGAAACTTTCTACAAGAGCTGACATGTGCAGACTGGAAGGAAAAACAGATGAGTTGAAAGTGATGAACAACATTACCCAAGTTCTTCCTCTTAGTTTTTTTCATATGAAAAGGAAAAGAGCTGCtagatataagaaaaataaagctTCCTCATCCATGAATGTACTTGATCAGGTTGTAGCAATGTGCCAAAAACCTGATCTATTGTGCTCAGAAAGTTTGTCGCATGATGCTGAAAGTAACGCTCAATTTGGGGAGGACTCTAGGATCATCAAACATGATACTCAGAAGGGTCCTCATTCTCCTAACACTAGTTCACCTTTAGATGCTGCTAAAGTAATTGCTGAATCAGGATATGAAGATCAGAAGGATGATGTGGAGTTTGGGAAAGCTTGCGACTTCAATGATAACAAAAATAATGATAAATCGCTGATAGACAAAAAACAGTTGATAAGGCAGGAAAGTGGATCTGCCGAAATTTCAGGGGATCCATCTTGCAAAACAGATCTTGAGACAGTTGATGTGTCTACAGTGAACTTGGATGTTAAATCATCTGAAATAACTGAAAGGTCTTCTCCTCAACTGTCAAATAATAAGTTTCTCATGTACACATTCAAaagaaagaggaagaaggattctTTGAGCAGCCCTGACAGAGATTGCTCACATGATGATGACATTTTGCACAAGAAGATAAAGGAGAAACAAAATGGTTCTCTAGATTCAGAAAAGTCCACGGTGACATCTGAAGAATCTAGAGATAATCGGCGACTAGCTCAAGTTGCTCGTCAG CTCATATCATTATCGGAGAAGTTGAGGTAG